One window from the genome of Brachionichthys hirsutus isolate HB-005 chromosome 19, CSIRO-AGI_Bhir_v1, whole genome shotgun sequence encodes:
- the oclna gene encoding occludin, with translation MSSRPKGSPPPYESDGYNVQHQPAYSYYPDDEFQHFYRWTSPPGIFKIMAVIVIIMCVAIFACVASTLAWDSQGALSGFGGYGAGYGSYGGGTAGGGGFGSFGGGAYGAGNNYGYGGLGGNYNDPRKGKGFMIAMAAITFIVGLVFFIIIVSHSSLSESRRFYLAVMIVCAILALLMLIASIVYLMAVNPTAQSAGSAYGSQIAGLCAQYQQPQASIGFVNQYLYHYCVVEPQEAIAVVFGFLVTIGLIIMLVFALKTRQKIGNYGKSNILWRKVKVVEEAEPPRDVEAWVNNVSPEVLPMSDYPPDKLRGSRSHLDDESTNYDKPPYSISPHPTVEENLPLNNAAPYSASSDIASSAGRPQRRRDYDDYNSSGDELDDDDFDSEFPPIRNEQERSDYKREFDRDHQEYKDLQAALDAINKDLSVVDRELDDLAEGSPQYLDALDEYNRIKNIKKTADYKVKKRRCKYLKAKLNHIKKKVSEYDRKA, from the exons ATGTCTTCCAGACCCAAGGGGAGTCCTCCTCCTTACGAGTCAGATGGATA TAATGTCCAGCACCAGCCGGCGTATTCCTACTACCCTGATGATGAGTTCCAGCATTTCTACCGCTGGACGTCTCCTCCGGGAATCTTCAAAATTATGGCcgtcattgtcatcatcatgtGCGTGGCCATATTTGCGTGCGTTGCCTCCACGCTGGCGTGGGACTCGCAGGGCGCCCTGAGCGGCTTCGGGGGCTACGGCGCAGGATATGGCTCTTACGGAGGCGGTacggcaggaggaggaggctttgGCAGCTTCGGCGGCGGCGCGTACGGAGCTGGAAACAACTACGGATACGGCGGCCTCGGCGGGAACTACAACGACCCTCGAAAGGGCAAAGGGTTCATGATCGCCATGGCGGCAATCACCTTCATCGTGGGCCTGgtgttcttcatcatcatcgtgtcCCACTCGAGCCTATCGGAGAGCAGGAGGTTCTACCTGGCGGTTATGATCGTCTGTGCCATTCTGGcattgctaatgctaatagCCTCCATAGTGTACTTGATGGCGGTGAACCCCACGGCTCAGTCGGCCGGCTCGGCCTACGGCAGCCAGATCGCCGGTCTGTGCGCCCAGTACCAGCAGCCCCAGGCTTCAATCGGGTTCGTCAACCAGTACCTGTATCACTACTGCGTCGTCGAGCCACAGGAG GCCATCGCCGTCGTCTTCGGCTTCCTGGTCACCATCGGTCTGATCATCATGCTCGTCTTCGCTCTGAAGACTCGCCAGAAAATCGGTAACTACGGGAAGAGCAACATCCTGTGGAGGAAGGTGAAGGTcgtggaagaggcggagccgCCGCGAGATGTCGAGGCGTGG GTGAACAACGTGTCCCCGGAAGTGCTGCCGATGTCGGACTACCCCCCCGACAAGCTGCGGGGCTCCAGGAGTCACCTGGACGACGAAAGCACAAACTATGACAAGCCGCCCTACAGCATCTCCCCACA TCCGACGGTGGAAGAGAACCTGCCGTTGAATAATGCCGCTCCCTACAGCGCCAGCTCGGACATCGCTAGCTCGGCCGGGAGGCCCCAGAGGAGACGCGACTACGACGACTACAACTCCTCGGGAGACGAGCTGGACGACGACGACTTCGACAG TGAATTCCCTCCGATCAGAAACGAGCAGGAACGCAGCGACTACAAGCGCGAGTTCGACCGCGACCACCAAGAGTACAAAGACCTGCAGGCGGCGCTGGACGCCATCAACAAGGACCTGTCGGTGGTCGACAGAGAGCTGGACGACCTGGCAGAGGGCAGCCCTCAGTACCTG GATGCTTTGGATGAGTACAACAGGATAAAGAATATCAAAAAG acCGCAGATTACAAGGTGAAGAAGCGCAGGTGTAAATACCTGAAGGCCAAACTGAACCACATCAAGAAGAAGGTCAGCGAGTACGACCGCAAGGCCTGA
- the ankrd34ba gene encoding ankyrin repeat domain-containing protein 34B, whose translation MEAEASCNPGLAVDPGNPLLRAVFLRRLRLTRLLLDGGAYVNESDGRGQTPLMVACRTQHIDTRSASRVKLVQFLLEKGADPNIQDKDGRSALMHACREQTGLEVVTLLLADGADISLEDRSGTSALVYAVIAGDWKVLKLLLDTCKAKGKEVIIIATDKFPCGKTHAEQYRSMTSLSPLDQSDKPTTAPASPSEIQLLTSPHPPKPVFSFKGGPSCGVSSHPCSPSRFQRLGQEAQDGLQQPLLRLNSEPWLKIPESLLRKGHRIPKQEGDDSTQLDSFKCYEERLARDKGRGENGRDECAKNVGKKMSLPGLFLSHSASHPNLHSGNLGKDSMASHSSFSSGKGLCNPLHSMASSSLQRIIQRHRLGVDIYSSDPQLAGDIQNIPEESQQRARDLADGKRLAPLPCTTGSREAASVPNRRALSGSERRGSGAVSLDQLRHRSLPPLTLSSTNNHIFNVYSSRENGSGEKAPGLKHILPSAPPGNPKEATGRTLLRRHSIQSEQVKTTA comes from the coding sequence ATGGAGGCAGAAGCCAGCTGCAATCCTGGGCTGGCGGTGGACCCAGGTAACCCCTTACTGAGAGCCGTCTTCCTCCGCCGTCTGCGACTCACGAGGTTGCTGCTGGACGGCGGTGCCTACGTCAACGAGAGCGACGGCCGAGGCCAAACGCCCCTGATGGTGGCCTGCAGGACGCAGCACATCGACACCCGGAGCGCCAGCCGGGTCAAGCTGGTCCAGTTTCTCCTGGAGAAGGGAGCGGACCCCAACATCCAGGACAAGGATGGTCGATCCGCACTGATGCACGCCTGTCGGGAGCAGACCGGCCTTGAGGTGGTGACTCTGCTGCTCGCCGACGGCGCCGACATAAGCCTGGAAGATCGGTCCGGGACATCGGCTTTGGTCTACGCAGTTATCGCCGGGGACTGGAAGGTTCTGAAGCTGCTGCTCGACACGTGCAAAGCCAAAGGGAAAGAGGTGATCATTATAGCAACCGACAAATTCCCTTGTGGGAAAACGCACGCCGAGCAGTATCGCAGCATGACCTCCCTTAGTCCTCTAGATCAGAGCGACAAGCCAACGACAGCCCCAGCCTCTCCCTCGGAAATTCAGCTCCTCACTTCCCCGCATCCCCCAAAGCCCGTCTTCTCCTTCAAAGGCGGCCCGTCTTGCGGCGTGTCCTCCCATCCGTGCTCCCCGTCACGGTTCCAAAGGCTTGGCCAAGAGGCACAGGACGGGCTGCAGCAGCCTCTCCTGAGGCTGAACTCGGAACCCTGGCTAAAGATCCCAGAGTCTCTGCTCAGAAAAGGACACAGAATTCCCAAACAGGAGGGGGACGACAGTACACAACTGGACAGCTTCAAATGCTACGAAGAAAGATTGGCGAGGgacaaaggaagaggagaaaatggaCGGGACGAATGTGCTAAGAATGTCGGAAAAAAGATGTCCCTTCCAGGCCTCTTTTTGTCCCACTCCGCCTCCCACCCAAACCTCCATTCGGGAAACCTCGGAAAGGATTCCATGGCCTCCCATTCTTCTTTTTCTAGTGGCAAAGGTCTTTGCAATCCACTTCACAGCATGGCGTCTTCAAGCCTTCAACGGATAATTCAGAGGCACAGGCTCGGCGTGGATATCTACAGCTCTGACCCACAGCTCGCCGGAGACATCCAAAATATTCCCGAAGAATCCCAGCAAAGAGCGAGAGACCTGGCAGACGGGAAGAGGCTGGCGCCCTTACCCTGCACAACGGGCTCCAGGGAGGCAGCCTCCGTCCCAAACAGGAGAGCGCTCTCTGGGTCGGAGCGTCGAGGGTCCGGAGCCGTTTCGTTGGACCAACTCAGGCATCGATCTCTGCCACCTCTGACCCTCAGCTCCACCAACAACCACATTTTCAACGTTTATAGCTCCAGGGAAAATGGTTCTGGCGAGAAAGCGCCGGGTCTAAAACACATccttccctctgctcctccgggCAACCCGAAGGAGGCGACCGGGAGGACGTTGCTGAGGAGACACTCAATCCAGTCCGAACAGGTCAAAACCACAGCTTGA
- the rasgrf2a gene encoding ras-specific guanine nucleotide-releasing factor 2, translating to MQKGVRYNEGHALHLSGAARKEGTKRGFLSKKSPENSRWTERYFALYQNLLFYFENEQSARPSGIYLLEGCTCERSPAPGSRDPVEKQQHHFLVVFGHDGQKPLELRSEEESDCNEWVERIQQASYSDIIIEREILMQKYIHLVQITETEKVAANRLRTQLEDQDAEIERLKAEIILLSKTKERLRLCQSNPEEEDPDIKKIKKVQSFLRGWLCRRKWKIIVQDYICSPHAESMRKRNQIVFNMVEAETEYVHQLSVLVNCFLRPLRMAASSKKPPISHDDVSSVFLNSETIMFLHEIFHQGLKARIANWPTLVLADLFDILLPMLNIYQEFVRNHQYSLQVLANCKQNRDFDKLLKQYESNGACEGRMLETFLTYPMFQIPRYIITLHELLAHTPHEHVERKSMEFAKSKLEELSKMMHDEVSDTENIRKNLAIERTIVEGCDILLDTSQTFVRQGALVQLPSSSERGVLSKVRLGPLSLRKEGERQCFLFTKHFLICTRTSGGKLHLLKQGGAPSLIECALIEELDASDEDYNAAGQGLNHLEFKIVVEPPDGQAFSVVLLAPSRQEKAAWTSDISQCIDNIRCNGLMTSVFEENSKVSVPHMIKSDARLHKDDVDIRFSKTLNSCKVPQIRYASVERLLERLTDLRFLSIDFLNTFLHTYRIFTTAAVVIDKLADIYKKPFTSIPVRIEQHSCDRLSVMSLCPDYSLKITPLALDQSKSLEIFFAANQGSWGTDPLSNKSPRLCRKFSSPPPLCIPTRTSSPVRVRKLSLSSPMSGKVGALDLSATPSSSAANSPTSSHSPAVSSPPPGSTKPPSGLSSPPPTATRSPGLPQSPPISTKSPLDLSRGPGSPEPSPAAGEDFSGELPRLDAFCGKLRRSIRRAVLESVSLDKFIPESASNSELGDVSPCRSPSTPRHLRYRQAGGDNSRCTMSPASAFAIATAAAGHGSSQGFNNSEKSCDKEFIIRRAATNRVLNVLRHWVSKHSQDFDMSGELKTGVTGLLEEVLRDPDLLPQERKATANILSALSQEEQDDAQLKMEDILQMVSKSCPLLHFIVVESPKAESFESLSAMEMAEQIALLDHIVFRSIPYEEFLGQGWMKVDKMERTPYIMKTSQHFNDMSNLVASQIMAYTDVGSRASCIDKWLAVADVCRCLNNYNGVLEITSALNRSAIYRLKKTWAKVCKQTKALMDRLQKTVSSEGRFKNLRETLKNCNPPCVPYLGMYLTDLAFIEEATPNFTEEGLVNFSKMRMISHIIREIRQFQQAPYRIEHQPKVTQFLLDKTLMMDEDALYELSLKIEPRVPPG from the exons ATGCAGAAAGGCGTGCGCTACAACGAGGGCCACGCGCTGCATCTGTCGGGCGCGGCGCGGAAAGAGGGCACGAAACGCGGCTTCCTGAGCAAGAAGAGCCCGGAGAACAGCCGCTGGACCGAGCGCTACTTCGCCCTCTACCAGAACCTGCTCTTCTACTTCGAGAACGAGCAGAGCGCGAGGCCCTCCGGGATCTACCTGCTGGAGGGATGCACCTGTGAGAGGTCACCTGCCCCCGGCAGCAGGGACCCCGTGGAGAAGCAGCAG CATCATTTCCTGGTTGTCTTCGGGCACGACGGGCAGAAACCGTTGGAGCTTCGGTCAGAGGAAGAGTCGGACTGCAACGAGTGGGTGGAGCGCATCCAGCAGGCCAG TTACTCTGACATCATCATTGAGCGCGAGATCCTCATGCAGAAGTACATCCACCTGGTCCAGATCACGGAGACGGAGAAGGTCGCGGCCAATCGGCTTCGCACTCAGCTGGAGGACCAGGACGCTGAGATCGAGAGGCTTAAAGCCGAG ATTATATTGTTGAGCAAAACCAAGGAGCGGCTGCGGCTCTGCCAGAGCAACCCGGAAGAGGAAGACCCCGATATAAAGAAGATCAAAAAG GTGCAGAGTTTCCTGCGTGGCTGGCTGTGTCGGAGGAAGTGGAAGATCATCGTCCAGGACTACATCTGCTCCCCTCACGCAGAgagcatgaggaagaggaaccaGATCGTCTTCAACATGGTGGAAGCGGAGACGGAGTACGTCCACCAGCTCTCCGTCCTGGTCAACTGCTTCCTCAGGCCGCTCCGCATGGCCGCCAGCTCCAAGAAGCCTCCCATCAGCCACGACGACGTCAGCAGCGTATTCCTCAACAG CGAGACCATCATGTTCCTGCATGAGATCTTCCACCAGGGTCTTAAAGCTCGGATCGCTAACTGGCCGACGCTAGTTCTAG CGGACCTCTTTGACATCCTGCTGCCCATGCTGAACATCTACCAGGAGTTCGTGCGGAACCATCAGTACAGCCTGCAGGTTCTGGCGAACTGCAAACAGAACCGAGACTTCGACAAGCTGCTGAAGCAGTACGAGTCCAACGGCGCCTGCGAGGGCCGGATGTTGGAGACGTTCCTCACGTATCCCATGTTCCAG ATTCCACGATACATCATCACTCTTCACGAGCTGCTGGCGCACACGCCTCACGAGCACGTGGAGCGCAAAAGTATGGAGTTTGCCAAATCCAAGCTGGAGGAGCTGTCAAA GATGATGCACGACGAGGTGAGCGACACCGAGAACATCCGGAAGAACCTGGCCATCGAGAGGACGATAGTGGAGGGATGCGACATCCTGCTGGACACCAGTCAGACCTTCGTCCGACAAG GCGCTCTCGTCCAGCTGCCGTCCAGCAGCGAGCGGGGCGTGCTCAGTAAGGTCCGCCTGGGTCCCCTCTCACTGAGGAAGGAGGGGGAGCGGCAGTGTTTCCTGTTCACCAAGCACTTCCTCATCTGCACCCGGACGTCCGGAGGAAAGCTTCACTTGCTCAAG CAAGGAGGCGCGCCGTCTCTGATAGAGTGCGCTCTGATTGAGGAGCTGGACGCCAGCGACGAGGACT ACAACGCAGCGGGTCAGGGCCTCAACCATCTGGAGTTCAAAATTGTGGTGGAGCCTCCTGACGGTCAGGCGTTCTCCGTCGTCCTCCTGGCGCCGTCTCGCCAAGAAAAGGCCGCGTGGACTAGCGACATCAGCCAG TGCATCGATAACATCCGTTGTAACGGGCTGATGACCAGCGTGTTCGAGGAGAACTCCAAGGTTTCCGTGCCGCACATGATCAA GTCCGACGCCAGGCTGCACAAAGACGACGTCGACATCCGCTTCAGCAAGACGCTCAACTCCTGCAAAGTCCCCCAGATCCGCTACGCCAGCGTGGAGCGCCTGCTGGAGCGGCTGACGGACCTGCGGTTCCTCTCCATCGACTTCCTCAACACCTTCCTCCACACGTACAGGATCTTCACCACGGCCGCCGTGGTCATCGACAAGCTGGCCGACATCTACAAGAAGCCGTTCACCTCCATCCCCGTCAG GATTGAGCAGCATTCGTGTGACCGTCTGTCCGTCATGTCCCTCTGTCCCGACTACAGTCTGAAGATCACTCCGCTTGCTCTGGACCAGTCCAA GTCTCTGGAGATCTTCTTCGCCGCCAACCAGGGCTCGTGGGGAACCGACCCCCTCAGCAACAAGTCCCCGAGGCTGTGCCGCAagttctcctcccctcctcctctctgcatccCGACTCGCACCTCCTCCCCCGTGCGCGTCCGCAAGCTCTCCCTCAGTTCCCCGATGAGCGGGAAAGTGGGCGCCTTGGACCTCTCCGCCACGCCGTCCTCCTCGGCGGCCAACTCCCCGACTTCCAGCCACAGTCCTGCCGTCTCCTCGCCACCTCCTGGCTCGACCAAGCCCCCGTCTGGCCTGTCGTCCCCTCCGCCCACTGCCACGCGCTCTCCCGGCCTCCCCCAGTCACCTCCCATCTCTACCAAGTCCCCGTTGGACCTCAGCCGTGGTCCCGGCTCCCCAGAGCCCAGCCCGGCCGCGGGGGAGGACTTCAGCGGAGAGCTGCCTCGCCTCGACGCCTTCTGTGGGAAGCTGAGGCGCAGCATCCGGCGGG CTGTTCTGGAGTCAGTGTCTCTGGACAAGTTTATTCCAGAATCGGCGTCCAACAGCGAGCTGGGCGACGTGTCACCTTGCCGCTCGCCTTCAACGCCGAGACATCTCCGCTACAGACAGGCGGGAG GGGACAACTCCCGCTGTACAATGTCACCGGCGTCGGCGTTCGCCATCGCCACGGCTGCTGCGGGACATGGTAGCTCCCAGG GTTTTAATAATTCTGAGAAATCCTGCGATAAAGAATTCATCATCCGGAGAGCTGCTACCAACAGAGTTCTGAACGTGCTGCGACACTGGGTGTCCAAACACTCCCAG GACTTTGACATGAGCGGTGAGCTGAAGACGGGCGTCACCGgcctcctggaggaggtgctACGAGATCCGGACCTGCTGCCGCAGGAGAGGAAAGCAACGGCAAACATATTAAG CGCCCTCTCTCAAGAGGAGCAGGACGACGCTCAGCTGAAGATGGAGGACATCTTACAGATGGTCAGC AAAAGCTGCCCCCTCCTTCACTTCATTGTG GTGGAGAGCCCGAAGGCCGAGAGTTTCGAGTCTCTCTCGGCGATGGAGATGGCCGAGCAGATCGCGCTGCTGGATCACATCGTGTTCCGGAGCATTCCCTACGA GGAGTTCCTCGGTCAGGGCTGGATGAAGGTCGACAAGATGGAGAGGACACCCTACATCATGAAGACCAGTCAGCACTTCAATGAC atgagtAACCTGGTGGCGTCTCAGATAATGGCCTACACCGACGTGGGCTCCAGGGCCAGCTGCATCGACAAGTGGTTAGCGGTGGCGGATGTCTGTCGCTGCCTCAACAACTACAACGGCGTCCTCGAGATCACCTCCGCCCTCAACCGCAGCGCCATCTACAGGCTGAAGAAGACCTGGGCCAAAGTCTGCAAACAG ACGAAGGCGCTGATGGACCGGCTGCAGAAGACCGTGTCTTCAGAGGGAAGGTTCAAGAATCTCAGAGAGACACTGAAAAA CTGTAATCCTCCCTGTGTCCCGTACCTGGGCATGTACCTCACTGACCTGGCCTTCATTGAAGAGGCAACGCCCAACTTCACAGAGGAGGGTCTGGTTAACTTCTCCAAGATGAGGATG ATTTCTCACATCATCCGGGAGATTCGCCAGTTCCAGCAGGCGCCTTACAGGATCGAGCACCAgcccaag GTGACTCAGTTCCTCCTGGATAAGACGCTCATGATGGATGAAGATGCTCTCTATGAGCTGTCGCTGAAGATCGAACCACGAGTTCCACCCGGCTAA
- the LOC137908284 gene encoding ubiquitin-conjugating enzyme E2 L3-like, with protein sequence MASTRRLSKELKDICESKTSCNIQVDESNVYNWKVLIVPDSPPYNKGAFWIDVIFPPEYPFKPPKITFKTKIYHPNIDEKGQVCLPIISAENWKPATKAKQVIDSLISLVSCPEPQHPLRADLAEEYNKDPAKFKKNAEEHTKKYSEKRPAD encoded by the exons ATGGCTTCGACCAGGAGGCTGAGCAAG GAGCTGAAAGATATTTGTGAGTCAAAGACTTCATGCAACATTCAAGTGGACGAATCAAATGTGTACAACTGGAAAGTGCTCATTGTCCCC GATTCTCCTCCATATAACAAAGGAGCGTTTTGGATTGACGTCATCTTTCCCCCGGAATACCCATTTAAGCCACCCAAGATCACGTTCAAGACAAAAATCTACCACCCCAACATTGACGAGAAGGGTCAGGTCTGCCTGCCCATCATCAGCGCCGAAAACTGGAAGCCCGCCACCAAAGCCAAGCAAG TGATCGATAGCCTCATCAGTCTGGTGAGCTGCCCCGAGCCCCAGCATCCGCTGAGGGCCGACCTGGCGGAGGAATATAACAAAGATCCTGCAAAATTCAAGAAGAACGCCGAGGAACACACAAAGAAGTACAGTGAAAAGCGGCCCGCCGactga